From Vicugna pacos chromosome 6, VicPac4, whole genome shotgun sequence, a single genomic window includes:
- the LOC102545276 gene encoding olfactory receptor 4K13-like — translation MKMMNSSKISEFVLLGLTNTRELEIIFFFIFLLAYAAIMAGNLLIVVTITFDSHLHSIPMYFLLGNLSFLDMSISTITTPKMATDFLRENKTISLWGCMAQMFFLHFLGGSEMTLLIVMAVDRYIAICKPLHYKTIMNRRVLTGSVLLSWAIGFVHTMSQMVFTITLPFCGPNVVDNIFCDLPLVLKLACTETYVLELLVIADSGLLSFICFILLLISYIVILVTVRSRYSGGLSKALSTLSAHITVVTLFFGPCIFIYAWPFSSFSVDKFLSVFYSVITPLLNPIIYTLRNQEMKAAMSRLRTQHVSSRQTF, via the coding sequence ATGAAAATGATGAATAGCTCAAAGATATCTGAGTTTGTTTTGTTAGGACTCACCAACACTCGGGAGcttgaaattatcttttttttcatatttttgttggCATATGCAGCAATTATGGCAGGAAACCTTCTCATTGTGGTCACCATAACCTTTGACTCCCATCTGCACTCCATACCAATGTACTTCCTCCTTGGTAATCTCTCCTTTCTTGATATGTCTATTTCTACCATCACAACCCCTAAGATGGCCACAGATTTTCTCAGGGAGAATAAAACTATTTCTCTGTGGGGCTGTATGGCTCAGATGTTCTTCCTTCACTTTTTAGGGGGCAGTGAGATGACTCTTCTCATAGTTATGGCTGTTGATCGGTACATTGCAATATGCAAACCTCTTCACTACAAAACCATCATGAACCGCCGGGTACTCACAGGCTCTGTGCTGTTGTCTTGGGCTATTGGTTTTGTGCATACGATGAGCCAGATGGTTTTTACAATCACTTTGCCTTTCTGTGGCCCCAATGTAGTGGACAACATTTTTTGTGACCTTCCTTTAGTTCTAAAGCTTGCCTGCACTGAGACCTATGTTCTGGAGTTGCTAGTAATCGCTGACAGTGGACTGTTGTCTTTCATCTGCTTCATACTGTTGCTCATTTCCTACATTGTCATTCTGGTAACTGTGCGAAGTCGATACTCAGGTGGCCTCTCCAAGGCTTTGTCCACATTGTCTGCTCATATTACCGTGGTCACTCTATTCTTTGGGCCATGCATTTTCATTTATGCTTGGCCGTTTAGTAGCTTTTCAGTGGATaaatttctttctgtgttttattcAGTTATCACACCCTTACTGAACCCCATTATCTACACTCTGAGGAATCAGGAGATGAAAGCAGCCATGAGTAGACTGAGGACCCAACACGTCAGCTCCAGACAGACCTTCTAG